The window AGCTGACAGTCGACTACACCAAGCAGCGCCACGTCTTCGGCAAGCCCCTTTTCGCTCTGCAAAACACCCGCTTCGAGCTGGCGGAGTGCGCCACCCTGAGGCGCGTCTGTCGCACCTTCATCGATGACTGCATCGAGTCCCACCTCGCGGGGAAGCTGGACGTGACCACGGCGGCCATGGCGAAGTACTGGGTAACCGACCAGTCCTGCATCGTCGCGGACCGTTGCCTGCAGTTGTTTGGCGGGTACGGGTACATGAAGGAGTACCCCATCGCCCACCTGTTCGCCGACACCCGCGTGCTGCGGATTCTTGCCGGCGCGAACGAGGTCATGAAAGAGCTCGTCGCCCGCTCCCTGTAGACCCCTCCCACCGTTTCCCAAGGAGGCTCCTCATGAGCCAGGAAGCATTCATCTTCGACGCCGTACGCACCCCTCGTGGCAAGGGCAAGAAGGGTGCACTGCATGGAACCAAGCCCGTGTCGCTGCTCGTGGGCCTGGTGGATGCGCTGAAGAAGCGCCACCCGAACCTGGACCCCAAGCACATCGACGACGTGGTGCTCGGCGTCGTGTCACCCGTCGGCGAGCAGGGCGCGGACATCGCCCGGACGCTGGTGCTGGCGGCCGGCCTCCCGGAGACCACCGGCGGCGTGCAGCTCAACCGCTTCTGTGCCTCGGGCCTGACGGCGGTGAACATGGCGGCCCAGCAGGTGCGCTCGGGCTGGGAGCACCTGGTCATCGCGGGCGGCGTGGAGAGCATGTCGCGCGTGCCCATGGGCTCGGACGGCGGCGCCTGGGCCATGGACCCCGCCACCAACTACGACACGTACTTCGTGCCGCAGGGCATCTCCGCGGACCTCATCGCGACGATGGAGGGCTTCACCCGCGAGGACGTGGACCGCTACGCCATGCGCTCCCAGGAGCTGGCGGCCAAGGCGTGGGCCGGCGGCTACTTCAAGAAGTCCGTCGTTCCGGTGGTGGACCCGAGCGGCCTCGTCATCCTCGACCGCGACGAGCACATGCGCCCGGACTCCACCGTGGCGTCGCTCGGTCAGCTCAACGCGTCCTTCGCGGGCATGGGCGAGATGGGCGGCTTCGACGCGGTGGCGCTTCAGAAGTACCACTTCGTGGAGCGCATCAACCACGTGCACACGCCGGGGAACTCGTCCGGCATCGTCGACGGCGCGGCGCTGGTGCTGGTGGGCTCGGAGAAGGCCGGCAAGGCGCTCGGCCTCACGCCGCGGGCGCGCATCGCCGCCGTCGCCACGTCCGGCTCGGACCCCACCATCATGCTGACGGGCCCGATTCCGGCGACCCAGAAGCTGCTCAGCATCGCCGGCCTCACGGCGAAGGACATCGACCTCTTCGAGCTCAACGAGGCCTTCGCCTCGGTGGTCCTCAAGTACCAGAAGGAGTTCGACATTCCGGAGGAGAAGCTCAACGTCAACGGCGGCGCCATCGCCATGGGCCACCCGCTCGGAGCCACTGGGGCGATGATTCTGGGCACCGTGGTGGACGAGCTGGAGCGGCGGAAGGCGCGCCGCGCGGTCGTCACCCTCTGCGTCGGCGGCGGCATGGGTGTGGCCACCCTCGTCGAGCGCGTCTGAGTCCCTCTTCCCTTCTTTTCGACAAGCATCGAGCGAACCCATGAGCGAACAGAACACCATCCGCTGGGAACGAGACGCCGACGGCATCGTCATCTTGACGATGGATGACCCGGGCCAGTCCGCGAACACCATGAACGCCGCCTACATGAAGTCCATGCGTGCGGTGGTGGACCGTCTGGTCCAGGAGAAGAACAGCATCTCGGGCGTGGTCATCACCTCGGCGAAGAAGACCTTCTTCGCGGGTGGCGACCTGAACGACTTGCGCAACATCCAGAAGGAGAACGCGAAGCAGGCGTTCGAGCTCGGCCAGGAAATCAAGGCGCAGCTTCGGACGCTGGAGACGCTGGGCAAGCCCGTCGTCGCGGCCATCAACGGCGCGGCGCTCGGAGGTGGGCTCGAAATCGCGCTCGCGTGTCACCGGCGAATCATCGCCGACGTGAAGGGCGCGCAGGTCGGCCTGCCGGAGGTGACGCTCGGCCTGCTCCCCGGTGGCGGCGGCGTGGTGCGCACGGTGCGGATGCTGGGCATCGTGGACGCGCTGATGAAGGTGCTGCTCCAGGGCCAGAGCTACCGTCCCCAGGAGGCGAAGGAAGTCGGCCTCGTGCACGAGGTGGTGGAGTCGGTGGACGCGCTCCTGCCCGCGGCGAAGGCGTGGGTGAAGGCGAACCCGAGCGCGCAGCAGCCGTGGGACCAGAAGGGCTACAAGATTCCGGGCGGCACCCCGTCCACTCCGGCCCTGGCGGCGAACCTGCCCGCGTTTCCCGCCAACCTGCGCAAGCAGCTCAAGGGCGCGAACATGCCGGCGCCGCGCGCCATCATGGCCGTGGCCGTCGAGAGCACGCAGGTGGACGTCGACACCGCGTTCACCGTCGAGTCGCGCTACTTCACGGAGCTGGCCACCGGCCAGGTCGCGAAGAACATGATTCAGGCGTTCTTCTTCGACATGCAGCACATCAAGTCGGGCGGTGGCCGTCCCAAGGGCTTCCCGCAGCACACGGCGAAGAAGGTCGGCGTGCTCGGCGCGGGGATGATGGGCGCCGGCATCGCCTACGTCTGCGCCAAGGCCGGCATCGACGTGGTGCTCAAGGACGTGAGCCTCGAGTCGGCCGAGAAGGGCAAGCAGTACTCGGCGAAGCTGGTGCAGAAGGGCATCGAGAAGGGCAAGGTCACGAAGGAGAAGGGTGACGCGCTCCTCGCGCGCATCCTGCCCACCGCGGACGCCGCGGCGCTCAAGGGCTGCGACCTGGTCATCGAGGCCGTGTTCGAGGGCGTGGAGCTGAAGCACAAGGTGTTCCAGGAGATTCAGGACGTGGTGGCCCCGGACGCGGTGCTCGCGTCCAACACCTCCACGCTGCCCATCACCCTGCTGGCGGAGGGCGTGAAGCGTCCGGACGACTTCGTCGGGATGCACTTCTTCTCCCCCGTGGACAAGATGCCGCTGCTGGAGCTCATCGCCGGCAAGAAGACGAGCGACGCCACGCTGGCGAAGGCGATGGACATCGCGGTGCAGATTGGGAAGACGCCCATCATCGTCAACGACAGCCGGGGTTTCTTCACCAGCCGCGTGATTGGCACGTTCCTCAACGAGGCCATCGCCATGGTGGGCGAGGGCATCTCCCCCGCGTCCATCGAGCAGGCGGGCCAGCAGGCGGGCTACCCCGCGGCGCCGCTCCAGTTGATGGACGAACTCACGCTGACGCTGCCGCGCAAGATTCGCCTGGAGACCGAGGCCGCCGCCAAGGCCGCGGGCAAGCCGTGGATGGACCACGGCAGCTACGCGGTCATGGACGCGCTGATTGACAAGCACCAGCGCAAGGGCCGCTCCACCGGAGGCGGGTTCTACGACTACGCGGACGGCAAGCGCACGGGCCTGTGGCCGGGGCTCGCGCAGCACTTCACGAAGCCCGGCTACACCATCCCCTTCGAGGACATGAAGGAGCGGATGCTGTTCGCCGAGGCCATCGACACGGTGCGGTGCTTCGACGAGGGCGTGCTCCGCTCCGTCGCGGATGCGAACATCGGCTCCATCCTCGGCATCGGCTTCCCGCCGTGGACGGGCGGCGTCGTGCAGTACATCAACGGCTATGAAGGCCGTACCGGGACGGGGCCGCGTGGCTTCGTCATCCGCGCGCGTGAGCTCGCGGAGCGCTACGGGAAGCACTTCCTGCCGCCCGCGTCGCTCGTCGAGAAGGCCGAAAAGGGTGAGCTGCTGAAGTAGCTGTTCCACAGCGCGCGCATTTCGAGACGCGCGTCACGCTCCCGCTGGAGTGGCGGCGGGAGCAGTCGCGGGCGATGGACAGGGCGGCACGTCAGTACGAGGCGGAGATTCTCGCCGCCTTCAAATCGGACCTCTCGAAGAGTCTGGAAGAGGCCTGGCTCACCGAGGTGGGCAGCATCTCCAGCAGTTGACTACAGGCCCTCCCCCTGCCGCAGCCCAAATCCCCATGTCATTATCTCTCCCGGCAAGGGGGAGAAACTCCATGGATAGGCAGCTCTACTCGTCCCGCCAGGCCATGCGTGGAACCGCAGCCGGACCAGGAGAGAGAGATGCGTCAGCTTTTTGGGTGGTTGCTATTGGGGATTCTCTGCTGTGCGGCAGGAGGGCGGGGCGTCGAGGAGAAGCCGGATGCGCGGCTGCAGGAAGCGCAGGCCGCCTTTGACGAGGCGACGAAGCTCAAAGAGGAGGGCGGGTATGCCAAGGCATTTGTCCGGGCCGAGCATGCGCTCAACCTCCGCGAGGCGGTGCTCGGAGCCATGCACCCCGATGTTGCCAGCTGTCTGAGCCTGATGGGCCAGCTTTCCTGGCGGCAAGGGGGGGAACTTCTGACTCGCGGCGAGCCACTCCTCCAGCGCGCGCTCGCCATCCGGGAGGCGGCTTTCGGCAAGGAGCACCCCCTCGTCGCCTCCTCGCTCAACGGCTTGGCCATCCTCTACGCGGAGCAGGGGTTGTACGGCCGGGCCGAGCCCTTGTACCAGCGCGCGCTCGCCATCCGGGAGTCGGCGCTCGGCAACAACCACCCCGACGTCGCCCAGACGCTCAACAACCTCGCCAACCTCTACGCGCAACAGGCGTTGTTCGACAGGGCGGTGCCGCTCCAACAGCGCGCGCTCGCCATCCGGGAGTCGGCGCTCGGCAACAACCACCCCGGCGTCGCCGAAACGCTCAACAACCTCGCCCTCGTCTACTTGAACCAGGGGTTGTACCTCCGGGCTGAGCAACTCTTCGAGCGCGCGCTCGCCATCCGGGAGACAGCCCTTGGCAAGAACCACCCTCTCGTCTCCACCACGGTCCACAACCTCGCCCTGCTCTTCATGACCCAGGGGTTGTACGGCCGGGCCGAGCCGCTCTACCAGCGCGCGCTCGCCATCAACGAGGCAACCCTCGGCAAGAACCACCCCCTCGTCGCCTCCGTGCTCCACAACCTCGCCACCCTCTACGTGCAACAGGGGTTGTACGGCCGGGCCGAGCCACTCTTCCTGCGCGCACTCGAGATCCAGGAGGCGACCCTCGGCAAGAACCACCCCGACGCCTCCCACGCGCTCCACGCCCTCGCCAATCTCTACGCACAACAGGGGTTGTTCGACCGGGCCGAGCCACTCCTCCTGCGCGCGCTCGCCATCAACGAGGAGGCCCTCGGCAAGAACCACCCCCACGTCGCCGCCGGGCTCGACTCCCTCGCCAATCTCTCCGTGGACCAGGGGTTGTACGCCCGGGCCCGGCCCCTCTTCCAACGTGCGCTCGCCATCCGGAAGAAAGCCTTCGGCGACAACCACCCCGCCGTTTCCACCTCGTACCTCCATCTCGCCGAGTTCGCCATGTTGCAGGGCTCGTACGGCCGGGCCGAACCACTCCTCCTGCGCGCGCTCGCCATCCGGGAGGCGGCCTTCGGCAACCACCACCCCGACGTCACCCAATCGCTTACCAAGCTCGCACGGCTCCGCTTGGCCCAGCGTCGCCTCCCTGAAGCACTGCCGCTATTCACGCGAGCCTTCGCTATTTTCGAGCAGCGCCTGCGCCACGAGGCCCTCGACTTCTCCGAGGCGCGCCTGGCCAACTTCCTCCAGTTTCTGCGCGCCGATGAGGAACGCCTCTATGCCCTGCTGCGCGCCCATCCAGACAACGCCAGCGTGAGACGTCTGGTCCTGGGCGTGGCCCTGCTCCTCAAAGGCCGCTCCGTCGAGGAGACGGCCAACATCTCTCGTGCTGTCTACCGGAGCCTGGGCGCACCGGAGCAGGACACCTTCGAGCGCCTGCGCGGGCTGCGCACCCAGCGGGCCAGACTCTCGCTCCAGGGCCCTGGCTCGTTGTCACCCGCGGCCTACCAACAACAGCTCGCTGATCTCGCCAGGCAGGGTGATGCCCTCGAGGCCGACCTCGCTCAGCGCTCCGCACCCCTGCGCGCGCTGGCCGCGCTGCCGTCTCCCGCGGACGTTGTCGACCGTGTCGCCGAGGTCCTGCCCGGGGACGGTGCCCTCGTCGAGTTCATCACCTACGTGGACCGCCCGCCCGTGCCCAAGCCCGGCACGCGTGAGTCCCGGCGGCCCGGCCAACTGCGCTACCTGGCGCTGGTCCTCTTTCCAGACGCGACCATTCGCACGCTGGACCTGGGCCTGGCCGAGCCCATCGACCTGGCCGCCTCGAGTCTGCGAGACGCCCTGGCCAACCAGGACGCTGCCTTCCAGGTCAAGGCCCAAGCGGTCTACCAGCTCGCGTTCCAACCCCTGCTTCCGCTGCTGGGGAAGACCCGCCGGCTCTTCCTCGCACCGGATGGGCAGCTGGCCCTGGTGCCCTTCGCCGCCCTGCACGACGGGAAGCAGTTCCTCGTGGATACCTTCGACTTCACCTACCTCACCTCCGGCAAGGACCTGCTGCCTCGCGCCCAGGAGATAGCCCCCGCCGCCTCCGTCGTCGTCCTCGCGGACCCGGCCTTCGGCGCTGCGCTGCCGGCATCCGCTTCCTCCACAGCAGTGACTCCAGCGGCGGCCGAGCGCTCCGCTTCCGTAGAGCGCTTCTTCTCCTCGCTGCGCGAGAGCCCGGTGCAAAGAGACTGGGACGTCGCGCCGCTGCCGGGCACCCGCAAGGAGGCCGAGAGCATTCAGCGTCTGCTTCCCCAGGCCCGGCTTTTCCTGGGCCCCGAGGCCACGAAGGAGCGGCTGCTGCACCTGCCTCCTCCCGGCATCCTCCACCTGGCCACCCATGGCTTCTTCCTACAGGACGCCCCTGCCTCCACGGGCTCCCGCGCCATTGTCCACTTTGGTGCGCTAGGGGATGGCACTCCCGACTCGCTCCCGCCGGACCCGCTGCTGCGCTCCGGCCTTCTCCTCGCGGGCGCGCGCACCCCGGACCCTGGCACCGCCGACCCCGACCAGCCTCCGTCCGAGAGCGCGATGATGACGGCACTGGAGCTGGCCGGGCTCGACTTCTGGGGCACCCAGTTGGTGGTGCTGTCCGCCTGCGATACGGGACGGGGGGACGTCAAACTCGGCCAGGGAGTCTACGGACTGCGCCGAGCGCTCGTGGTGGCCGGAGCGGAGACGGTGGTGATGAGCCTGTGGAAGGTGAAAGACGACACCACGTCGCAGTTGATGGAGGCCTACTACCGCAACCTGCTCGCGGGGAAGGGGCGAGCCACCGCCCTGCGCGAGGCCATGCGCTGGCTGCGTGCCACAAAGCCCCATCCTCATTTCTGGGCCCCCTTCATCGTGCTGGGCCGGGATACGCCCCTGCGCCTGCCCTGAGCGCCAGAAGCAGCGGAATCACCACCTGGCGTCGCGTGCCGGGGCGTCGGAAGAGCCGGTGCTGGATGCGAGGGGGCGGGAGCACCTCGCCACCCTGCTGGATGGGTTTGTACCGATGCGGTGCATTGCAGGACCGTGCCAGGTGGCAGTTGGGTTCGGGACAAGATCATCAAAACATTTCAATGACGTGGCGCGGCCCCTTCAACAGGACCTCATCCCACCTGATGGTCTGCGATTTCCGCTGATTCCAAATCGAATTGCTGCCTGGTCACATGAGGGATTTATTCATTGTGGCGATGGAAGTCGTTGATTTACCTCGACAAAGAATCAGCGGCAGCGAGCGCTAACAATTTCTTGTGCATCACTTTCCCCCGCGCCGGCTCATCACATTCGACGGTGAAGGGCAGGCCGCGCAGCCGATGCACGGCTGGGCCCGGCGCCGTCGAGTCCAACACGTCGGTTGGCCACAACCATGGAGGGGAAGAATGCGAGTTCGGGGATTGGTGTGCCGTAGCGTGTGGAGTGCAGCCCTGTTCGGGTCGCTCCTGGCGGGATGCGGGGGCGAGACTGGCGTCAACAGTGAGGCTTCGGAGTCGTCGGAAGCCGAGGCCGTGTTCGAAGGAGCCGTGCCTGTTGCTGACGAGCGGAACGCAGCGGATGATGGCCCCGGGTCAATTGTCGCGGGACAGGTTCACTCGGCATCCACGTCCTGCGCGAGCAGCATCTTGACGTGGAGCCAGCCGCGAACGGCCTGGAACTCCAATGTGAACACCGCGGGGACCTACTTCTGCGACGCGAGTGCTCCCGGGGCCAGCCATGGCGCCACCCGCGTCTTCTCGGCGTCCAACGCGGCGCGCACCGGCACGGCCCAGTTCAGATGCGACAATGGCACGTGGGTGTGGGTGAGCGGCACCTGCGACGGAAGGGTCGTCACCACCGCAGCCGCCTCGGGTACTTCCACCGTGTGCTCCCACGCGGACCCCGTGCGTAGCAAGTGGATCGGCTGGTACCGGGCCGATTTCAAGCGGTGCGCGGATGCCGATGGACTCGAGTGGTGGGTCACTCAGTACAACAACAACAACGGTTGCCTGGCGTCCAACAACTACGATGGTTTTGGGACCAAGGACGCCTGCTGGCGCTGGCATTTCCAAGAGGCCGGGCGTGACTCATACGAGGAGGCCAAATCGACCGGTCACATCTCCTCTACGGACGAGGTCATCCTGTGCGGTCCGAACGCCGCCTATCCTTGGATCCACAACGTGACCAACGGAACGCAGTGCAAGTACAAGCCCTGAGTTGTTCTAGCGAGCCTTTTTGAGGTGTGAGCCGGCATTCGCTCTCTGCCGGCTCTCATCCCTCGACACGCCCCCGCGCACCTCGCTTCTCGGGGGAAGCACCGGGAGCACAGCGCTGCCCGGTGCTTCCGTCCGTGGGGCTCGCGCTCACGGCGGGTTCAAGCTGGAACACCGCCGAGCGCTCCCGCGTGCCGCGTCAGGGGACGCTGGAGTCGGTCAGGACGTAGCTCACCGTCCCGGAGCACGCGAGGCTGGAGTAGCAACCGGCGCGGACCTCCGACTTGCCGGCGCCGGTGGCCGGCACGAGGTAGGAGATGAACGACAGGTTGCCGCTGCAGTCCTGGTCATTCAGCGCCACCTGCGTGCCCGTGCTCCCGTAGAGCCGCAGGAAGGTGTCGCCCACGCCAGAGGCTCCAGGCACCCCGCAGGTGCCGACCTTGAGGCGCTGACCCGGCCGGAGGTAGACGGGGCGGTTCGTCGTATTGAGGGTGGCGTTGCTGGTGTTGCTGGCGGTGTAGCTGAACGCGCCGCTGATGGTGTAGGCCACCGTGCCGC of the Pyxidicoccus trucidator genome contains:
- a CDS encoding acetyl-CoA C-acetyltransferase; translation: MSQEAFIFDAVRTPRGKGKKGALHGTKPVSLLVGLVDALKKRHPNLDPKHIDDVVLGVVSPVGEQGADIARTLVLAAGLPETTGGVQLNRFCASGLTAVNMAAQQVRSGWEHLVIAGGVESMSRVPMGSDGGAWAMDPATNYDTYFVPQGISADLIATMEGFTREDVDRYAMRSQELAAKAWAGGYFKKSVVPVVDPSGLVILDRDEHMRPDSTVASLGQLNASFAGMGEMGGFDAVALQKYHFVERINHVHTPGNSSGIVDGAALVLVGSEKAGKALGLTPRARIAAVATSGSDPTIMLTGPIPATQKLLSIAGLTAKDIDLFELNEAFASVVLKYQKEFDIPEEKLNVNGGAIAMGHPLGATGAMILGTVVDELERRKARRAVVTLCVGGGMGVATLVERV
- a CDS encoding 3-hydroxyacyl-CoA dehydrogenase NAD-binding domain-containing protein, which produces MSEQNTIRWERDADGIVILTMDDPGQSANTMNAAYMKSMRAVVDRLVQEKNSISGVVITSAKKTFFAGGDLNDLRNIQKENAKQAFELGQEIKAQLRTLETLGKPVVAAINGAALGGGLEIALACHRRIIADVKGAQVGLPEVTLGLLPGGGGVVRTVRMLGIVDALMKVLLQGQSYRPQEAKEVGLVHEVVESVDALLPAAKAWVKANPSAQQPWDQKGYKIPGGTPSTPALAANLPAFPANLRKQLKGANMPAPRAIMAVAVESTQVDVDTAFTVESRYFTELATGQVAKNMIQAFFFDMQHIKSGGGRPKGFPQHTAKKVGVLGAGMMGAGIAYVCAKAGIDVVLKDVSLESAEKGKQYSAKLVQKGIEKGKVTKEKGDALLARILPTADAAALKGCDLVIEAVFEGVELKHKVFQEIQDVVAPDAVLASNTSTLPITLLAEGVKRPDDFVGMHFFSPVDKMPLLELIAGKKTSDATLAKAMDIAVQIGKTPIIVNDSRGFFTSRVIGTFLNEAIAMVGEGISPASIEQAGQQAGYPAAPLQLMDELTLTLPRKIRLETEAAAKAAGKPWMDHGSYAVMDALIDKHQRKGRSTGGGFYDYADGKRTGLWPGLAQHFTKPGYTIPFEDMKERMLFAEAIDTVRCFDEGVLRSVADANIGSILGIGFPPWTGGVVQYINGYEGRTGTGPRGFVIRARELAERYGKHFLPPASLVEKAEKGELLK
- a CDS encoding CHAT domain-containing tetratricopeptide repeat protein, whose translation is MRQLFGWLLLGILCCAAGGRGVEEKPDARLQEAQAAFDEATKLKEEGGYAKAFVRAEHALNLREAVLGAMHPDVASCLSLMGQLSWRQGGELLTRGEPLLQRALAIREAAFGKEHPLVASSLNGLAILYAEQGLYGRAEPLYQRALAIRESALGNNHPDVAQTLNNLANLYAQQALFDRAVPLQQRALAIRESALGNNHPGVAETLNNLALVYLNQGLYLRAEQLFERALAIRETALGKNHPLVSTTVHNLALLFMTQGLYGRAEPLYQRALAINEATLGKNHPLVASVLHNLATLYVQQGLYGRAEPLFLRALEIQEATLGKNHPDASHALHALANLYAQQGLFDRAEPLLLRALAINEEALGKNHPHVAAGLDSLANLSVDQGLYARARPLFQRALAIRKKAFGDNHPAVSTSYLHLAEFAMLQGSYGRAEPLLLRALAIREAAFGNHHPDVTQSLTKLARLRLAQRRLPEALPLFTRAFAIFEQRLRHEALDFSEARLANFLQFLRADEERLYALLRAHPDNASVRRLVLGVALLLKGRSVEETANISRAVYRSLGAPEQDTFERLRGLRTQRARLSLQGPGSLSPAAYQQQLADLARQGDALEADLAQRSAPLRALAALPSPADVVDRVAEVLPGDGALVEFITYVDRPPVPKPGTRESRRPGQLRYLALVLFPDATIRTLDLGLAEPIDLAASSLRDALANQDAAFQVKAQAVYQLAFQPLLPLLGKTRRLFLAPDGQLALVPFAALHDGKQFLVDTFDFTYLTSGKDLLPRAQEIAPAASVVVLADPAFGAALPASASSTAVTPAAAERSASVERFFSSLRESPVQRDWDVAPLPGTRKEAESIQRLLPQARLFLGPEATKERLLHLPPPGILHLATHGFFLQDAPASTGSRAIVHFGALGDGTPDSLPPDPLLRSGLLLAGARTPDPGTADPDQPPSESAMMTALELAGLDFWGTQLVVLSACDTGRGDVKLGQGVYGLRRALVVAGAETVVMSLWKVKDDTTSQLMEAYYRNLLAGKGRATALREAMRWLRATKPHPHFWAPFIVLGRDTPLRLP